The Syntrophorhabdaceae bacterium genome has a segment encoding these proteins:
- a CDS encoding DUF364 domain-containing protein gives MEILEAIISRIDIDAPVKEVRKGVFWTAVVSRFCGLSSTMLKEYCTDEDIDESAPASLTENSALELAQFALSRDISRASLGLAAINSLIEIDGSRSVEVNAGELLLREGTGKNVSVIGHFPFTDALKKIVKNLWVIEKRQRSGDYPEDDAEKYLPQSDIVAISSTTLINHTLPGLLRSCPAKSIKMLLGPTTPMSTALFDYGIDIISGSKVTDEAGALKHISEGANFRQLKRTGTVKLITMMRTG, from the coding sequence ATGGAGATTCTTGAAGCGATCATCAGCCGCATAGACATTGACGCCCCGGTGAAAGAGGTCAGGAAAGGTGTTTTCTGGACCGCGGTGGTGAGCAGGTTTTGCGGACTTTCATCTACCATGCTGAAGGAATACTGCACAGATGAAGACATAGACGAAAGCGCCCCTGCTTCTCTAACGGAAAATTCAGCCCTTGAACTTGCGCAATTCGCCCTCTCTCGTGACATATCCAGGGCTTCCTTAGGGCTTGCGGCGATAAATTCCCTCATTGAGATCGACGGGTCGCGTTCTGTCGAGGTCAACGCGGGAGAATTATTGTTGCGAGAAGGGACAGGCAAAAACGTTTCGGTCATCGGCCATTTTCCCTTTACGGATGCCTTAAAGAAGATCGTGAAGAATCTCTGGGTCATCGAAAAAAGGCAGAGATCAGGCGATTATCCTGAAGACGATGCAGAAAAATACCTCCCTCAATCGGATATAGTGGCGATTTCAAGCACAACGCTTATAAACCACACACTGCCGGGACTGCTCAGATCATGCCCCGCAAAGAGTATCAAGATGCTCCTTGGGCCGACAACCCCTATGAGCACGGCGTTATTTGATTATGGGATCGATATTATTTCGGGCAGCAAGGTTACAGATGAAGCAGGTGCGCTGAAACACATAAGCGAGGGGGCCAACTTCAGGCAGTTGAAAAGGACAGGGACGGTAAAGCTGATAACCATGATGCGAACCGGCTAA
- a CDS encoding iron-sulfur cluster assembly scaffold protein: protein MHEYSDKVIQHFKNPKNVGTIEDANGIGEIGDPSCGDFLRVYVKVDNDVVTDVKYQIRGCPASIACASAMTELTIGKNLDDAMMLTEDDIITALNGLPEFKIHCSALGAAGLQKAIIDYFERYIHSKKT, encoded by the coding sequence ATGCACGAGTACAGCGATAAGGTTATTCAGCACTTTAAAAACCCAAAAAACGTCGGCACCATAGAAGACGCAAACGGAATAGGCGAGATAGGCGATCCTTCCTGCGGTGATTTTTTGAGGGTTTATGTCAAAGTCGACAATGATGTCGTCACCGACGTGAAATACCAGATAAGGGGCTGTCCTGCGTCTATAGCATGCGCAAGCGCCATGACAGAACTCACAATAGGAAAAAATCTTGACGATGCGATGATGCTTACCGAAGACGACATAATAACCGCCCTCAACGGGTTGCCGGAATTCAAGATCCACTGTTCAGCCCTCGGGGCGGCGGGGCTTCAAAAGGCGATCATAGATTATTTCGAGAGGTATATACACAGCAAGAAAACATAG